The Stratiformator vulcanicus genome has a segment encoding these proteins:
- a CDS encoding protein kinase domain-containing protein — translation MGSCPECGHELTSLEVTTSRCAQCGADLTKRSFASDHDAGETSGTVQLSDGSADPKESFDSTVAVQQPGTDSSSPASSTDRNVGSDTAVVDGSDNDRTLAPNDLDSGGSDSGTVHPGQVDPGQVDPGQTVAINPRSNNSDESPDLGATVQLSETDTSTPDDTGASTDLGKTISIDGSARQPEADFGATIVEGDLFDGAKDSDTHEPIGGSHDQTLVTTPGATPSDGDLGKTLSLRDFSEEDFEVWGQGVTAYLGGESAEPGSKNEKRTANVSGLKGGRSDTIYSGKTSVAIRGVTGLSGQVVDEPASTPDYSIDGRLGAGNMGVVYLARQRSMNREVALKTIKPEGRKQRDQLDNLASEAIVTGNLNHPNIVPVYDLGRDDDGNLFYSMKRVDGVTWDDVLAEKTLDENLDIFMRVCDGIAFGHSRGVVHRDLKPENVLIAAFGEVLVMDWGLAYATDEFPKLDSIVRNVTMGGSPAYMSPEAAHNFLVMGGWKQGDTKPINASIDIYLLGSILFEMISGHPPHAGKDLMACVVAASENKIRDAGPDAPEGLLEIAHKAMAADAADRYQNVEELQDAVRQYERNAESITLTLRGNQQLEAGNLGRAVASFEDAVALWDENEEARNKYAIAQRRLERRRYTTAALTAALVLVTVGGFGGVTYQWSEAVVAKQEADQQREIAEVERREAEVAEKKAIAEEQLARAAEREANLARQQAQRAAEEEKKARVAAVRAEGEARRAAAEEAIAKRKAEEERQKAEVAKREQEFLNYVARIKLANQRIEENDLREALRLLNELAAGSPQHCGFEWQHLMYLCSQGSDRLELASPVLAVDVSGDESLTVFGTADGAVELWQGKEFRVADAQPIAVRRPEGLLSVDAVAASSDGLLYAAAGASPSGSLSPIFIYARGEERSPLKLELTDSRKIQTLRFLANDSQLLSAGDDGIARIWDVETGELLAATKPQSAKWTATDAVMTSDENYLCVAGLDGTVAIFGKSGAGSSLELELQGAFEGHRRLVRSADNRQYLEGEVTCLSSLSDGRIASGDAAGQVFIWDPAKVRRADRLDQTSAIDIVKRLATGGEVGDVADPSVYRFQAHDSEVTGLSTTTDDDGRTLIASGGADTLVRVYLLEGDPNAIDATQRVLLSNYRGHTDVVTSCRFDPSNPSVLVSCGADGRVVRWNLAAGGEVRNLPAELTGHSGAVLSAKFSQSGDEIVTTGRDEVVTVVDLADPDKRREFSEGHDRYAGLTAVVPTPDGEYLVTTGYDGVTQVWSVVERTQRARLAGLPREGREGSEGFDAFTPLRPVVSPDSRWLVTDSDADAGDHRLAFWSLADVVDPKTSPRPIAIISCENEPTAAAFSGDGERLYVGDSEGRCYVWSRKTEDLKSFAVHSGRSPRVTVIREVPDTGKVLSAAEDYTVVRWSGSDGQPDSGWSLKHPGWVEELEVTPDGKFAVTTSGPRNAANELRLWNLETKQEVWNIGLKQQQISSVSMRPDGTQLLVTIVPTTAGSGGGAVHLLNTEDFKEVRFDPETGQPIMVGENRETVPFLNSDLLGDRVFAAAFGADGRTVFTAGLRGVAVWDVATRSREHGAFRNPGEAIAAAFTPDGKRIVIGTLNGSVLLLDATTPMLNATFSAQPPRATGRIDAIAVAPASANEEDESYRFATAVKGAVALRTVSRSRPSRLISQSMSQSDPLSDRRITALAFSNDGTLLFGGDDSGKLLAWEVADDRIQSIKLSAHPVLFRHQGPIHDLAFDSTNRLAASNDAAATNPAEGDYVFATASADDSAAVWVARRSGESLSVVPISVARGHGAPVTSIAFAERYDRLFTAGDDGTVRLWDWDRDGLSNWEVHGADNDQARSKPQGATELLVLERHTDAVTSVDFAARQSLLLSAGEDGRTILWPGVAPPTAKSAESAPAADGINP, via the coding sequence TTGGGGTCCTGTCCGGAGTGCGGCCACGAACTGACGTCACTGGAAGTGACGACGAGTCGCTGCGCGCAGTGCGGTGCGGATCTGACGAAGCGTTCGTTCGCAAGCGATCACGATGCCGGGGAGACGAGCGGAACGGTTCAACTTTCCGACGGATCGGCTGACCCCAAAGAGTCATTCGACTCGACTGTCGCCGTTCAACAGCCGGGTACCGATTCCAGTTCGCCGGCCAGCTCCACCGACCGAAATGTCGGATCCGATACGGCCGTCGTTGACGGCTCGGACAACGACCGAACGCTTGCCCCGAACGATCTCGATTCCGGAGGAAGTGATTCGGGAACCGTTCATCCCGGACAAGTTGATCCAGGACAAGTAGATCCCGGACAAACGGTAGCGATCAATCCGCGATCGAATAACTCGGACGAGTCGCCCGACCTCGGCGCGACGGTGCAACTGAGCGAGACCGATACGTCCACGCCGGATGATACGGGGGCATCGACCGATCTCGGTAAAACAATCTCAATCGACGGTTCTGCCCGGCAGCCCGAAGCTGATTTCGGGGCCACGATCGTCGAGGGAGACCTCTTTGATGGTGCCAAGGATTCCGATACGCACGAACCGATCGGAGGGTCACACGACCAGACGTTGGTCACAACACCGGGGGCAACACCCTCGGACGGTGATCTCGGCAAGACGTTGAGTCTGCGTGATTTCTCGGAGGAAGATTTCGAAGTCTGGGGACAGGGAGTCACCGCTTATCTCGGAGGAGAGTCGGCTGAACCGGGTTCGAAGAACGAGAAACGGACCGCTAATGTCTCCGGTCTGAAAGGCGGCCGGTCCGATACGATCTACTCAGGCAAAACGTCGGTCGCCATTCGCGGGGTGACAGGGCTGTCCGGCCAAGTGGTTGACGAACCGGCATCGACGCCCGATTACAGCATCGACGGGCGGCTCGGTGCGGGCAACATGGGTGTTGTCTACCTGGCCAGACAGCGGTCGATGAATCGCGAAGTCGCCCTCAAGACGATCAAGCCCGAGGGTCGCAAGCAGCGGGACCAATTAGATAATCTTGCCAGCGAAGCGATCGTCACCGGCAACCTGAATCACCCGAATATCGTTCCCGTTTACGATTTGGGACGGGACGATGACGGAAACCTCTTTTACTCGATGAAGCGAGTGGACGGGGTGACGTGGGACGATGTACTTGCCGAAAAAACGCTCGATGAGAATCTCGACATTTTCATGCGAGTGTGCGACGGGATCGCATTCGGACATTCCCGCGGCGTCGTGCATCGCGACCTTAAGCCGGAGAACGTGCTGATCGCGGCATTCGGCGAAGTGCTGGTCATGGACTGGGGCCTCGCGTACGCGACCGACGAATTTCCGAAGCTCGACAGTATCGTCCGCAATGTCACGATGGGTGGATCGCCCGCCTACATGTCTCCCGAAGCGGCTCACAATTTTCTCGTGATGGGCGGCTGGAAACAGGGCGATACGAAGCCGATCAATGCATCGATCGATATCTATCTGCTCGGCTCGATCCTGTTCGAAATGATCAGCGGTCATCCGCCGCACGCGGGCAAAGACTTGATGGCCTGCGTTGTCGCCGCGTCCGAGAATAAGATCCGCGACGCCGGGCCGGATGCCCCGGAAGGGCTCTTGGAGATCGCTCACAAAGCGATGGCGGCGGATGCGGCTGATCGCTATCAGAATGTCGAAGAACTGCAAGACGCCGTCCGGCAGTACGAACGCAACGCTGAAAGCATTACGCTGACGCTGCGGGGCAATCAGCAGCTTGAAGCGGGTAACCTCGGCCGCGCCGTCGCCTCGTTCGAAGATGCCGTTGCACTTTGGGACGAAAACGAAGAAGCCCGCAACAAATACGCGATCGCCCAACGTCGACTCGAGCGTCGTCGCTATACGACGGCCGCGTTGACCGCGGCGTTGGTCCTCGTGACGGTTGGCGGATTCGGCGGCGTGACGTACCAGTGGAGCGAGGCGGTCGTCGCCAAGCAGGAAGCGGATCAACAGCGTGAGATCGCCGAAGTCGAGAGACGAGAGGCCGAAGTAGCCGAGAAAAAGGCGATCGCCGAAGAGCAACTCGCCCGCGCCGCAGAGCGAGAAGCGAATCTCGCCAGACAACAAGCGCAACGCGCCGCCGAAGAGGAAAAGAAAGCCCGTGTTGCTGCGGTGCGGGCCGAAGGCGAAGCCCGACGTGCTGCCGCTGAAGAGGCGATCGCGAAACGAAAAGCGGAAGAGGAACGGCAAAAGGCCGAAGTCGCCAAGCGAGAGCAGGAGTTCTTAAATTACGTCGCGCGGATCAAGCTCGCGAATCAGCGGATCGAAGAAAACGATCTCCGCGAAGCGCTGCGGCTGCTCAACGAGTTAGCCGCCGGGTCGCCGCAGCACTGCGGCTTCGAGTGGCAACACCTGATGTATCTTTGCAGTCAGGGCAGCGACCGACTGGAACTCGCATCGCCGGTTCTCGCGGTTGACGTCAGTGGAGACGAATCACTGACCGTCTTCGGTACCGCTGACGGGGCCGTCGAATTGTGGCAGGGGAAAGAGTTTCGCGTTGCGGATGCCCAGCCGATCGCGGTCCGACGGCCGGAAGGACTGCTCTCGGTTGATGCCGTTGCCGCTTCGAGCGACGGCCTTCTTTATGCCGCAGCGGGGGCATCGCCTTCGGGCTCGCTGTCCCCGATCTTCATTTATGCTCGCGGCGAGGAACGTTCGCCGCTCAAGCTTGAGCTGACCGACAGCCGGAAAATTCAAACGCTTCGGTTTCTTGCGAACGATTCGCAATTGCTCTCGGCCGGCGATGACGGAATCGCAAGAATTTGGGATGTCGAGACGGGAGAACTTCTCGCCGCGACAAAGCCCCAATCGGCGAAGTGGACCGCGACCGACGCGGTGATGACCAGCGACGAAAATTATCTGTGCGTCGCCGGTCTCGACGGCACGGTCGCGATTTTCGGAAAGTCGGGTGCGGGCTCGTCCCTCGAATTGGAACTTCAAGGAGCTTTTGAGGGACACCGACGATTAGTCCGGTCGGCCGATAACCGTCAGTATCTCGAAGGCGAAGTGACCTGTCTGTCGAGCCTCTCCGACGGCCGCATCGCGAGCGGCGACGCCGCCGGGCAAGTTTTCATCTGGGATCCGGCCAAAGTCCGTCGGGCGGATCGACTCGATCAGACGTCGGCCATCGACATCGTGAAGCGGCTCGCGACCGGGGGAGAAGTGGGCGACGTGGCTGACCCGTCCGTTTATCGGTTCCAGGCCCATGATTCTGAAGTCACCGGCTTGTCGACTACGACCGATGATGACGGGCGCACGCTCATCGCTTCGGGCGGTGCCGATACTCTGGTGAGAGTTTATCTGCTTGAAGGCGATCCGAACGCGATCGATGCGACGCAGCGCGTGCTGCTTTCGAATTATCGCGGGCATACCGATGTCGTCACTTCGTGTCGGTTTGACCCGTCGAATCCGTCGGTACTCGTTTCGTGCGGAGCGGACGGCAGGGTCGTGCGGTGGAACCTTGCCGCCGGTGGTGAAGTTCGAAATCTCCCGGCGGAGTTGACCGGTCACAGCGGCGCGGTGCTCTCCGCGAAGTTTTCGCAATCGGGTGACGAAATTGTGACCACCGGCCGAGACGAAGTCGTCACGGTGGTCGATCTCGCCGACCCCGATAAACGGCGTGAGTTTTCCGAAGGTCACGATCGCTATGCCGGCCTGACGGCTGTCGTTCCGACACCGGACGGCGAATACCTCGTCACGACCGGTTACGACGGCGTGACTCAGGTGTGGAGTGTCGTAGAGCGGACGCAACGGGCTCGGCTGGCCGGTTTGCCGCGGGAAGGGCGGGAGGGAAGCGAAGGCTTTGACGCATTTACTCCGCTGCGGCCCGTCGTTTCACCGGACAGTCGCTGGCTCGTCACCGACAGCGATGCCGATGCCGGCGATCATCGTCTCGCATTCTGGAGCTTGGCCGATGTCGTCGATCCGAAGACCAGTCCTCGGCCGATCGCGATCATCAGTTGTGAAAACGAGCCGACCGCGGCGGCGTTTTCCGGCGACGGCGAGCGGCTTTATGTCGGCGATTCGGAGGGGCGATGCTATGTCTGGTCTCGCAAAACAGAGGACCTGAAGTCCTTCGCGGTTCACAGCGGTCGATCGCCGCGGGTGACGGTCATCCGAGAAGTTCCCGACACCGGAAAAGTTCTCTCGGCAGCCGAAGATTACACGGTCGTTCGTTGGTCGGGGTCAGATGGTCAACCCGATTCGGGTTGGTCGCTCAAGCACCCCGGATGGGTGGAAGAACTTGAGGTCACGCCCGATGGCAAGTTCGCCGTGACGACCTCCGGCCCGCGAAATGCAGCCAACGAACTACGCCTGTGGAACCTCGAAACGAAGCAGGAAGTTTGGAATATCGGACTCAAACAGCAGCAGATTTCTTCGGTATCGATGCGGCCCGACGGTACGCAATTGCTTGTCACAATCGTTCCCACCACGGCCGGTTCGGGCGGCGGGGCAGTCCACCTTCTCAACACGGAAGACTTCAAAGAGGTTCGATTCGACCCGGAGACGGGGCAGCCTATAATGGTCGGGGAAAATCGCGAGACCGTTCCTTTCCTCAATTCCGATCTGTTGGGTGATCGCGTCTTCGCGGCGGCTTTCGGAGCGGACGGCAGAACCGTCTTTACGGCGGGACTCCGCGGCGTGGCGGTGTGGGACGTCGCGACACGCAGCCGGGAACACGGGGCCTTTCGCAACCCCGGCGAAGCGATCGCCGCCGCATTTACGCCGGACGGAAAACGCATCGTGATCGGAACCCTCAATGGTTCCGTACTGCTGCTCGACGCGACGACTCCGATGCTCAACGCGACCTTTTCCGCTCAACCACCCAGGGCAACCGGTCGCATCGATGCAATCGCCGTCGCCCCGGCTTCTGCGAACGAAGAAGACGAGTCCTACCGCTTCGCGACGGCGGTCAAAGGGGCGGTCGCGTTGCGAACTGTCAGTCGAAGTCGCCCCAGCCGGTTGATCAGCCAATCGATGTCGCAGTCCGATCCGCTGAGCGATCGACGGATCACGGCGCTCGCCTTTTCGAATGACGGCACGTTGTTATTCGGAGGCGACGACTCGGGCAAACTCCTCGCGTGGGAAGTCGCCGATGATCGAATTCAGTCGATCAAGCTGTCGGCTCACCCGGTACTGTTCCGGCACCAAGGGCCGATTCACGACCTGGCCTTCGATTCGACCAACAGACTCGCCGCGTCAAACGATGCGGCGGCAACAAATCCGGCCGAGGGTGACTATGTCTTCGCGACGGCATCAGCCGATGACTCGGCAGCCGTATGGGTGGCACGACGCAGTGGCGAGTCGCTCTCCGTCGTGCCGATCTCTGTCGCCCGCGGTCACGGTGCGCCGGTCACGTCGATCGCGTTTGCCGAACGCTACGACCGGTTGTTTACCGCCGGTGACGACGGAACGGTCAGGCTGTGGGATTGGGATCGGGACGGACTGAGCAACTGGGAGGTTCACGGCGCAGACAACGATCAGGCTCGATCGAAACCTCAGGGAGCCACGGAACTGCTCGTGCTGGAACGTCATACCGATGCCGTCACATCGGTCGACTTCGCGGCCCGGCAGTCGCTGTTGCTCAGTGCGGGGGAAGACGGTCGCACGATTCTGTGGCCGGGCGTTGCTCCGCCAACGGCGAAGTCTGCGGAGTCGGCTCCGGCTGCGGACGGGATCAATCCCTGA
- a CDS encoding GDP-mannose 4,6-dehydratase: MKKALITGITGQDGSYLAESLLRDGYEVHGLVRRVALEDGGTRVSRLSGFLDQLHLHDGSLESFPSIYQIVTKVRPDEVYHLGAQSFVAKSFDDAFSTLKTNIEGTHFVLEAVRQIVPECRFYFAGSSEMFGKVSESPQNESTPFHPRSPYGISKVTGFDLTRNYREAYGMFACSGILFNHESPRRGFEFVTRKISSHVAEIKAGRKTQLQLGNLEARRDWGYAEDYVEAMRLMLKHSDPVDFVIATGATHSVRDYCEAAFAEAGLDYRDHVVHNEQFERPAEVELLLGDASKAKAELGWEPNVDFEGLVRLMVRHDLERLGHSAASSEDRAATTV; the protein is encoded by the coding sequence ATGAAGAAGGCACTGATTACCGGGATCACCGGTCAGGACGGTTCGTACCTCGCCGAGTCGTTACTCAGAGACGGCTATGAGGTCCATGGCCTGGTGCGCCGGGTCGCGCTCGAAGATGGAGGGACAAGAGTCTCCCGGCTGAGCGGATTTCTGGACCAACTTCATCTTCACGATGGATCGCTGGAGAGTTTCCCGTCGATTTACCAAATTGTGACGAAAGTCCGTCCTGACGAGGTGTACCACCTCGGAGCCCAGAGTTTCGTGGCCAAATCGTTCGACGATGCGTTCTCGACGTTAAAGACGAACATCGAAGGAACGCACTTCGTTCTCGAAGCGGTCCGCCAGATCGTGCCTGAATGCCGCTTTTATTTCGCAGGGTCAAGCGAGATGTTCGGCAAAGTCAGTGAGAGCCCTCAGAACGAATCGACGCCGTTTCATCCCCGCAGCCCGTACGGAATCTCCAAGGTGACCGGCTTCGATCTGACGCGAAACTACCGGGAGGCCTACGGGATGTTCGCGTGCTCCGGCATTCTCTTTAACCATGAGTCGCCGCGCCGCGGGTTCGAGTTCGTCACCCGCAAAATCTCCTCGCACGTGGCCGAAATTAAGGCCGGCCGGAAAACCCAACTCCAGCTCGGAAATCTCGAGGCGCGACGCGATTGGGGCTACGCCGAAGACTACGTCGAGGCGATGCGTCTGATGCTTAAACACTCCGATCCGGTTGATTTCGTCATCGCCACCGGCGCGACGCACTCGGTCCGCGACTATTGCGAAGCCGCATTCGCCGAAGCCGGGTTAGACTATCGTGATCACGTCGTGCATAACGAACAGTTTGAACGTCCCGCCGAGGTCGAATTGTTATTGGGCGACGCTTCCAAAGCCAAAGCGGAATTGGGATGGGAGCCGAATGTCGACTTCGAAGGTCTCGTGCGATTGATGGTTCGTCACGACCTTGAGCGGTTGGGGCACTCTGCCGCCTCATCGGAAGATCGGGCCGCAACCACGGTGTGA
- a CDS encoding ATP dependent DNA ligase: MATHPSNIAETERLLEEIALANHSSHGDPGKHASAASSAPPMGFSSESKAPACPGCRSHESWGSSSFCPRCGYYPALDSQVDLSGEQEGLEDDTPLSIWTVIPSYAWLALFGAAFIFLVSGLAAALWPIDSPVRATWSLAQTALGSVLLLSFHVAAYIHACRRSDRFGALDLLLSPFGIWKETLTRLPDGVWRFWGAVWSLMAIIAALTLIGALDFNSLFEDWGVRQRASVRLRETAAEAQQNADASLEESIEGAAATAMPAEEEEEQTNAEPKRQSVECLIVGYVPSREGFSWLLLASVIKGDLVYVGRVPSSDIGQEEYEHLIQRMTDPRLQTHRPIVPIGAVGIWLRPKLACTATTQGWTVSKRLRNPKFGSLLAELH, translated from the coding sequence GTGGCGACCCATCCTTCGAATATCGCCGAAACGGAGCGATTGCTCGAAGAAATCGCGCTCGCCAATCACTCCTCTCACGGTGATCCCGGGAAGCATGCCTCCGCGGCTTCATCCGCCCCGCCAATGGGGTTTTCCTCGGAGAGCAAGGCGCCCGCCTGTCCGGGGTGTCGATCTCATGAGTCTTGGGGAAGTAGTTCTTTCTGCCCGAGATGCGGCTACTATCCCGCACTCGACTCTCAGGTCGATCTCAGCGGTGAGCAGGAAGGCCTCGAAGACGATACGCCGCTCAGCATCTGGACGGTCATTCCTTCATACGCCTGGCTCGCACTATTCGGTGCCGCGTTCATTTTTCTCGTCAGCGGACTAGCGGCCGCGCTGTGGCCGATCGACTCACCCGTCCGGGCGACTTGGTCACTCGCACAAACAGCCTTGGGCAGCGTCCTACTGCTGTCGTTTCATGTCGCCGCGTACATTCATGCCTGCAGGCGATCGGACCGCTTCGGCGCGCTGGACCTGCTGCTGTCCCCCTTCGGGATTTGGAAAGAGACTCTGACGCGTCTGCCGGACGGTGTCTGGCGATTCTGGGGCGCGGTGTGGTCGCTAATGGCTATCATCGCCGCGCTCACATTGATAGGTGCGCTCGACTTCAACAGCCTCTTCGAAGACTGGGGCGTCCGTCAGCGGGCCAGCGTGAGGCTGCGGGAAACGGCCGCGGAAGCACAACAGAATGCAGACGCCTCACTCGAAGAATCGATCGAGGGCGCCGCGGCGACCGCGATGCCTGCCGAAGAGGAAGAAGAGCAAACGAATGCCGAACCAAAGCGACAATCGGTCGAATGCCTGATCGTCGGCTATGTCCCGAGTCGTGAGGGCTTCTCCTGGCTCCTGCTCGCCTCCGTCATCAAAGGTGATCTCGTCTACGTCGGACGTGTTCCGTCCTCGGATATCGGACAGGAAGAATACGAGCATCTGATTCAGCGGATGACTGACCCCAGGTTGCAGACCCATCGACCGATCGTACCAATCGGCGCCGTCGGCATCTGGCTCCGCCCCAAATTGGCATGCACGGCCACCACCCAGGGATGGACCGTCTCGAAGAGACTTCGCAATCCGAAATTCGGTTCGCTACTTGCCGAACTCCATTGA
- the ppdK gene encoding pyruvate, phosphate dikinase, with protein sequence MSATATDTKYVYSFGGGKADGDTTMKNLLGGKGANLAEMSNIGLPVPAGFTITTELCTYYYDHDRSYPPELKDQVDSAMRQIEEVMGAKFGDSENPLLLSCRSGARESMPGMMDTILNLGLNDETVQALAKSSGNEAFAYDSYRRLIQMYGEVVMGMKPQAKEDPDYFEDILEKKKHEFGVEFDSQLTAENLKEVVAQFKAKVKEVTGKDFPTDPNEQVWGAISAVFGSWMNDRAMVYRREYGIPHEWGTATNVQAMVFGNLGDDCATGVGLTRDCAIGEPGFNGDYLINAQGEDVVAGIRAPKRIEETLAQDMPEAYEHLDKIGKTLERHYKEVQDIEFTVQKGQVWMLQTRNAKRTGFAAVKIAVDLVNEGLITPEEALQPKRVPADGLNQLLQPLFDPSAKKQASEDGHLLTKAINAGPGAATGQIVFHASDAEEEYEKDKNVQMILVRRETSPEDLRGMRLAKGILTAFGGASSHAALVSRQMGKTCIVGASELDIDYHAGTVTVGDKVLKAGDWISIDGFTGEVFEGKVDTSASEIIEVLINKTKKPEDAPIYQRYSQLMEWVDKHRTLNVRANTEADEAEKSAAFGAEGVGLCRTEHMFFSRLDDMREMILATDQATREAAVMKLLPHQKEDFTKLFEAMAGKPVTIRLLDPPLHEFLSHHHLEEDPDLAHKLADMTGKSKEDIHRRVEELAESNPMLGFRGCRLGIVYPEITAMQARAIFEAACELKKSGTEVLPEVMIPLAGFAAEFKNQAKIVRETAAKVFEEQGIEIPYLVGTMIEIPRAALTADEIAQDAEFFSFGTNDLTQTTLGMSRDDYGPFITKYREADIVPNDPFQTVDQSGVGKLMKIGIEGGRGVKSDLKIGICGEHGGDPNSVMFCHRAGLNYVSCSPFRIPIAKLAAAQVALLAD encoded by the coding sequence ATGAGCGCGACGGCGACCGATACGAAGTACGTCTACTCGTTCGGCGGCGGCAAGGCCGACGGCGATACCACGATGAAGAACCTGCTCGGCGGCAAAGGTGCCAACCTGGCCGAGATGAGCAACATCGGCCTGCCCGTCCCCGCCGGCTTCACTATCACCACCGAACTCTGCACGTATTATTACGACCACGATCGAAGCTACCCGCCCGAATTGAAGGATCAGGTCGACTCTGCGATGAGGCAGATCGAAGAGGTCATGGGAGCCAAGTTCGGCGATTCCGAGAATCCGCTGTTACTCTCCTGCCGCTCCGGTGCCCGTGAATCGATGCCGGGCATGATGGACACGATCCTGAACCTCGGCCTCAATGACGAGACCGTTCAGGCCCTTGCGAAATCCTCCGGCAACGAGGCCTTCGCCTACGACAGCTATCGCCGCCTGATTCAGATGTACGGCGAAGTCGTGATGGGCATGAAGCCGCAGGCGAAGGAAGATCCCGATTACTTCGAAGACATTCTGGAAAAAAAGAAGCACGAGTTCGGTGTCGAGTTCGATTCGCAGCTCACCGCCGAGAACCTCAAAGAGGTCGTCGCGCAGTTCAAGGCGAAGGTCAAAGAAGTCACCGGCAAGGACTTTCCGACCGATCCCAACGAGCAGGTCTGGGGCGCGATCAGCGCCGTCTTCGGCAGTTGGATGAACGATCGCGCGATGGTCTATCGCCGCGAGTACGGTATCCCCCACGAATGGGGCACCGCCACCAACGTGCAGGCGATGGTCTTCGGCAACCTCGGTGACGACTGCGCAACCGGCGTGGGTCTTACGAGGGACTGTGCGATTGGCGAACCCGGATTCAACGGAGATTACTTGATCAATGCCCAGGGCGAAGACGTCGTCGCCGGCATCCGCGCTCCCAAACGGATCGAAGAAACCCTCGCCCAAGACATGCCCGAAGCCTACGAGCATCTGGACAAGATTGGGAAGACGTTGGAGCGGCACTACAAAGAAGTGCAAGATATTGAATTTACGGTCCAGAAGGGCCAGGTCTGGATGCTTCAAACCCGCAACGCCAAGCGGACCGGCTTTGCCGCGGTGAAGATCGCCGTCGACCTCGTCAACGAAGGACTCATCACCCCCGAAGAAGCCCTGCAGCCCAAGCGGGTCCCCGCCGACGGCCTCAACCAACTCCTCCAGCCGTTGTTCGACCCTTCCGCCAAAAAGCAGGCGAGCGAAGACGGTCACCTGCTCACCAAGGCCATCAACGCCGGACCGGGAGCCGCGACCGGGCAAATCGTCTTTCACGCCTCCGACGCCGAAGAGGAATACGAGAAAGACAAAAACGTCCAAATGATCCTCGTCCGCCGCGAAACCAGCCCGGAAGACCTCCGCGGCATGCGACTCGCCAAGGGCATCCTCACCGCCTTCGGCGGCGCCTCCTCCCACGCCGCCCTCGTCAGCCGACAGATGGGCAAAACCTGCATCGTCGGGGCCAGCGAGCTCGACATCGACTACCACGCCGGCACCGTCACCGTCGGCGACAAAGTCCTCAAAGCGGGCGATTGGATTTCGATCGACGGCTTCACCGGTGAGGTCTTCGAAGGCAAGGTCGACACCAGCGCCTCGGAGATCATCGAGGTCTTGATCAATAAGACCAAAAAGCCCGAAGACGCCCCCATCTATCAACGCTATTCGCAACTGATGGAATGGGTCGACAAGCACCGCACGCTCAACGTCCGGGCCAACACCGAAGCCGACGAAGCCGAAAAATCGGCCGCGTTCGGAGCCGAAGGCGTCGGCCTGTGCCGGACCGAGCACATGTTCTTCAGCCGCCTCGACGACATGCGCGAGATGATCCTCGCCACCGATCAGGCGACCCGCGAAGCCGCCGTCATGAAGCTCCTCCCCCACCAGAAGGAAGACTTCACCAAGCTCTTCGAAGCAATGGCCGGCAAGCCCGTCACCATCCGCCTGCTCGACCCGCCGCTGCACGAGTTCCTCTCGCACCACCACCTTGAGGAAGACCCCGACCTCGCCCACAAACTCGCCGACATGACCGGTAAGTCCAAAGAGGACATCCACCGTCGGGTCGAAGAATTGGCCGAGTCGAACCCCATGCTCGGCTTCCGCGGCTGCCGCCTCGGCATCGTCTACCCGGAGATCACCGCCATGCAGGCGCGGGCGATCTTCGAAGCCGCCTGCGAGCTGAAGAAAAGCGGCACCGAAGTCCTGCCCGAGGTCATGATCCCCCTCGCGGGCTTCGCCGCCGAATTCAAGAACCAGGCCAAGATCGTCCGCGAGACGGCGGCCAAGGTTTTCGAGGAGCAGGGCATCGAAATCCCCTACCTCGTCGGCACGATGATCGAGATCCCCCGCGCGGCCCTCACCGCCGACGAGATCGCCCAAGACGCCGAGTTCTTCAGCTTCGGCACCAACGACCTCACGCAGACGACGCTCGGCATGAGCCGCGACGACTACGGGCCGTTCATCACCAAATACCGCGAAGCCGACATCGTCCCCAACGACCCGTTCCAAACGGTCGATCAGTCGGGTGTCGGCAAGCTGATGAAAATCGGCATCGAGGGCGGCCGCGGCGTGAAGTCGGACCTCAAGATCGGCATCTGCGGCGAACACGGCGGCGACCCCAACTCCGTCATGTTCTGCCACCGCGCCGGACTGAACTATGTCAGCTGCAGCCCGTTCCGCATCCCCATCGCGAAACTAGCCGCCGCCCAAGTCGCCCTCCTCGCCGACTGA
- a CDS encoding FHA domain-containing protein, translating into MRLQMRAELIPLHGDPIRLESDVTVVGRNEDVCDLVLSQAAVSKMHCIIVKTDGLLYVRDLGSTNGTKVNGQRITRGALLPGDELGFASVKYRVHLGPDDGGSRGQNTTADIPLPPVPEQTGSATPA; encoded by the coding sequence GTGCGACTGCAAATGCGTGCGGAGTTGATTCCCCTGCACGGGGATCCAATACGACTCGAGAGTGACGTCACCGTCGTTGGGCGGAACGAAGACGTTTGCGATCTGGTTCTGTCGCAAGCGGCCGTCTCCAAAATGCACTGCATCATCGTCAAGACGGATGGACTGCTTTACGTCCGCGATCTGGGCAGCACTAACGGCACCAAGGTCAACGGCCAACGAATCACACGCGGCGCACTGCTGCCGGGCGATGAGCTTGGTTTTGCGAGCGTGAAATACCGTGTGCATCTGGGGCCAGATGATGGCGGCAGTCGCGGGCAAAATACGACGGCTGACATCCCGCTCCCGCCTGTCCCGGAACAGACCGGAAGTGCGACCCCGGCTTGA